Proteins encoded together in one Orrella marina window:
- the tnpA gene encoding IS200/IS605 family transposase, whose amino-acid sequence MPKPATEYRSGRHCVFQLHAHLIFTPKYRRRVFEGVHIEAMREIFTRVCDGFHVELAEFNGESDHVHLLVNFPPSVELSKLVNSLKGVSSRLLRKQFPELEKRYWKNVLWSRSYFAASCGGAPLEIIRQYVEQQKTPA is encoded by the coding sequence ATGCCAAAACCCGCTACCGAGTATCGCTCTGGAAGACATTGCGTCTTTCAGCTTCACGCCCATTTGATCTTCACGCCGAAGTATCGACGGCGGGTCTTCGAGGGCGTTCATATCGAGGCAATGCGGGAGATATTTACCCGCGTCTGCGACGGGTTTCATGTTGAACTTGCCGAGTTCAACGGGGAAAGTGACCATGTGCACTTGCTGGTCAACTTCCCGCCGAGCGTCGAACTCTCGAAGTTGGTCAACAGCCTCAAAGGTGTTTCCAGCCGCTTGCTCCGCAAGCAGTTCCCCGAGCTTGAGAAACGGTACTGGAAGAATGTGCTCTGGAGTCGCAGCTACTTTGCCGCGTCCTGCGGCGGCGCACCGCTGGAAATCATCCGGCAGTATGTCGAGCAACAGAAAACACCGGCATAA
- a CDS encoding RNA-guided endonuclease InsQ/TnpB family protein yields MLTATKIRLYPTADQECHLAVQFGCARFVWNRALAMKRAAWQERKESLSCYTIKGMLPVWKGGEFPWLKDADSQVMQEVIRHLDRAYRNFFEKRARLPRFKKKHAARQSIAYPQRVKLEGNLAYLPKVGWVKAVVHREIVGKIKTVTVSRESTGKYYASILADDGLPEIEPLPRIERITGIDLGLKDALVSSAGHKSGNPKPLRRALKNLKRKQQAMSRKIEAAKKRFEAAKAADDGKAYRLRDFFGANIAKDRKRVAVAHERVRHARDDWQHKASRQLADENQAVAAETLNVKGMMKNRRLSRAIADVGWGSLLLKIDYKLKQHGGRLVKIDRWFPSTKTCSCCGAIHEGLTLSDRSWLCTACGSLHDRDENAAENIRRQGILKLKAEGLSVSAHGGGVSRVSSAPATASEVGSLRLQA; encoded by the coding sequence ATGCTCACTGCGACCAAGATCCGCCTTTATCCGACCGCCGACCAGGAATGCCACCTGGCGGTGCAGTTCGGCTGTGCGCGGTTCGTCTGGAACCGGGCGCTAGCCATGAAACGGGCCGCATGGCAGGAACGTAAAGAATCGCTGTCCTGCTATACGATCAAGGGTATGTTGCCGGTCTGGAAGGGCGGCGAATTTCCGTGGCTCAAGGACGCCGATTCGCAAGTGATGCAGGAGGTCATTCGCCATCTTGACCGCGCCTACCGCAACTTTTTCGAGAAACGCGCCCGACTGCCGCGCTTCAAGAAGAAGCACGCCGCCCGGCAAAGCATTGCCTATCCGCAACGCGTGAAACTTGAGGGCAACCTGGCCTATTTGCCAAAGGTCGGCTGGGTGAAAGCCGTCGTGCACCGCGAGATCGTCGGCAAGATCAAGACCGTTACCGTCTCGCGAGAGTCGACAGGCAAGTATTACGCCTCGATCCTCGCAGACGATGGCCTGCCGGAGATCGAACCATTGCCCCGTATCGAGCGGATTACGGGTATTGATCTGGGGCTGAAGGATGCGCTGGTGTCCAGCGCCGGCCACAAGTCCGGCAACCCGAAGCCCTTGCGCCGGGCGTTGAAGAACTTGAAACGCAAACAGCAGGCGATGTCGCGCAAAATCGAAGCGGCGAAAAAACGCTTTGAGGCCGCGAAAGCGGCGGACGACGGCAAGGCGTATCGGCTGCGGGACTTCTTTGGCGCGAACATCGCCAAGGATCGGAAGCGGGTCGCTGTCGCCCACGAGCGCGTGCGTCATGCACGCGACGACTGGCAGCACAAAGCCTCTCGGCAACTGGCGGACGAAAACCAAGCCGTTGCCGCCGAGACGCTGAACGTCAAAGGCATGATGAAGAACCGGCGCCTTTCCCGCGCCATCGCCGATGTCGGCTGGGGCAGTTTGTTGCTCAAGATCGACTACAAGCTGAAACAGCATGGCGGTCGGCTGGTGAAGATCGACCGCTGGTTCCCGTCGACCAAAACGTGCAGTTGCTGTGGTGCGATACACGAAGGATTGACGCTTTCGGATCGTTCCTGGCTCTGTACCGCCTGCGGGTCGTTGCATGACCGTGACGAAAATGCCGCCGAGAACATCCGGCGGCAAGGGATTCTGAAACTCAAGGCCGAAGGACTGTCGGTCTCAGCCCATGGAGGCGGTGTCAGTCGGGTGTCTAGCGCACCCGCAACCGCCAGTGAAGTGGGAAGCCTCCGCCTTCAGGCGTGA
- a CDS encoding GntP family permease has translation MTSTLAIVVSLVLLMYLAYRGITVLLLAPLMAGLAVFLSGEINLFLPIYSDTFMKALGNYVIQFLPIFLLGSLFGQLMADSGAATTLSHWIVKRLGHERAIVTVVLACALLTYGGVSLFVVAFAIFPVAKNLFREADIPKRLVPATIALGSFTFTMTAMPGTPAIQNAIPIPFFGTNVFAAPGLGIIGSLIMLGGGLWWLQSRASKAQRAGEGYGDHPDDTDVKLPDSDEEINNTASGSAMAQMPLFLALLPLILVIGVNAVLTYVVIPSIDMTYITVRFPNIVPDKIAGLWALIIALVVACTTLVLVRLGHWSDLRQTINKGVFGFMLPLFNTASEVGYGAVIAGLAGFAIIRDAVLNVTPTNP, from the coding sequence ATGACTAGCACGCTTGCAATTGTTGTATCCCTGGTACTGCTGATGTACCTCGCCTATCGAGGCATCACCGTTTTGCTACTCGCACCGCTGATGGCGGGCCTGGCAGTGTTTCTGTCAGGCGAAATCAACCTGTTTCTGCCCATTTACTCCGACACCTTCATGAAGGCGCTCGGCAACTACGTGATCCAGTTCCTGCCCATCTTTCTGCTGGGCTCGCTCTTCGGGCAACTAATGGCCGACTCGGGCGCGGCGACCACCCTTTCGCACTGGATCGTCAAGCGTCTGGGGCACGAACGGGCCATCGTGACTGTGGTGCTTGCGTGCGCCCTGCTCACTTATGGCGGGGTCTCCCTGTTTGTGGTTGCGTTCGCGATCTTTCCGGTCGCCAAGAACCTGTTCCGCGAAGCCGACATCCCCAAGCGACTGGTTCCGGCGACCATCGCACTCGGTTCGTTCACTTTCACCATGACCGCGATGCCTGGAACACCAGCCATCCAGAACGCGATCCCGATTCCGTTCTTCGGCACCAACGTATTTGCTGCACCCGGGCTTGGCATCATCGGCTCTCTCATCATGCTGGGCGGCGGGCTGTGGTGGTTGCAAAGTCGTGCCAGCAAAGCGCAACGCGCTGGAGAAGGCTATGGCGACCATCCGGATGACACCGACGTCAAACTGCCCGACAGCGACGAGGAAATCAACAACACTGCAAGCGGCTCGGCAATGGCCCAGATGCCACTGTTTCTGGCTCTGCTGCCCTTGATACTCGTGATTGGCGTGAACGCAGTGCTGACCTATGTGGTGATCCCCTCAATCGACATGACCTACATCACGGTGCGTTTTCCCAACATCGTCCCTGACAAGATTGCGGGCCTGTGGGCACTGATCATTGCGCTGGTCGTGGCATGTACGACCCTGGTTCTGGTTCGGCTTGGTCACTGGAGCGATCTGCGCCAGACGATCAATAAAGGAGTGTTTGGCTTCATGCTACCGCTCTTTAACACCGCTAGCGAAGTTGGCTACGGCGCGGTGATTGCAGGTCTGGCCGGATTCGCGATCATTCGTGATGCGGTGCTAAACGTCACCCCGACCAACCCCTGA
- a CDS encoding MaoC family dehydratase, which produces MAGLYFEQFEVGQVFRHELTRSITEMDNMLFCNMTLNPQPLHIDFEFAKQTEFGKPLVNSLFTLGLVIGISVADTTLGTTVANLGMQDTRFPAPVFHGDTIRVETTVKSVRESKSRPNAGIIEFEHKGINQRDEVVCICLRSALMKRKPA; this is translated from the coding sequence ATGGCAGGACTGTATTTTGAGCAGTTTGAAGTCGGACAGGTGTTTCGCCACGAACTCACCCGCAGCATCACCGAGATGGACAACATGCTGTTTTGCAACATGACGCTTAATCCGCAACCGTTGCATATCGACTTTGAGTTTGCCAAACAGACCGAATTTGGCAAACCCCTGGTCAACAGCCTGTTCACCCTGGGACTGGTGATCGGGATTTCAGTGGCGGACACAACACTGGGCACCACCGTTGCCAACCTCGGCATGCAGGACACACGCTTTCCGGCACCGGTGTTTCACGGCGACACGATCCGGGTCGAAACCACGGTCAAATCCGTTCGAGAAAGCAAATCCAGGCCAAATGCAGGCATCATCGAGTTCGAACACAAAGGGATCAACCAGCGCGACGAAGTGGTCTGTATCTGCCTGCGCTCAGCATTGATGAAAAGAAAGCCGGCCTGA
- a CDS encoding acyl-CoA dehydrogenase family protein, protein MDFSFSEDQLRIREAIEKICEPFDEHYWLTRDNEGGFPHELHQALARDGWLGICIPEEYGGSGLGITEATIMMQAISESGAGMSGASAVHMNIFGLNPVVQFATEEQKHRMLPPLIAGQEKSCFAVTEPNTGLNTTQLKVKAERKSDHYLLSGTKVWISTAQVADKMLILARTTPLEDCKSHTDGLSLFYTDVHRKYVTAREIPKMGRKAVDSNELFIDGLRVPLDDLIGEEGKGFQYIMHGMNAERILIASEAVGLGRAALRRATQYAKERVVFNRPIGMNQAIQHPLAVNWMQLESANLMVFQAATLFDAGKSCGAQANAAKYLAGEAGFNACQQAVMTHGGFGYAKEYHVERYLREVMIARIAPVSPQLVMCYIAERVLGLPKSY, encoded by the coding sequence ATGGACTTTTCGTTTTCTGAGGATCAACTGCGCATTCGCGAAGCCATCGAAAAGATATGTGAACCATTTGACGAACACTACTGGTTGACGCGGGACAACGAAGGCGGCTTTCCGCACGAGCTGCACCAGGCCCTGGCTCGAGACGGCTGGCTGGGCATCTGCATCCCCGAAGAATACGGTGGATCCGGACTCGGCATCACCGAAGCAACCATCATGATGCAGGCCATCAGTGAGTCTGGAGCAGGCATGAGTGGTGCATCAGCCGTGCACATGAACATCTTTGGGCTGAATCCCGTGGTGCAGTTTGCCACCGAGGAGCAAAAGCACCGCATGCTGCCACCGCTGATTGCCGGACAAGAAAAGTCGTGTTTTGCGGTGACCGAACCCAATACCGGGCTCAATACCACGCAGCTCAAGGTCAAAGCCGAGCGCAAATCCGATCATTACCTGCTGAGCGGCACCAAAGTCTGGATCTCAACTGCCCAGGTCGCAGACAAGATGCTGATCCTGGCCCGCACCACGCCGCTGGAAGACTGCAAGAGCCACACCGACGGGCTGAGTCTCTTTTACACCGACGTCCACCGCAAGTACGTGACCGCGCGAGAGATCCCGAAGATGGGTCGCAAGGCGGTTGACTCCAACGAGCTGTTTATCGACGGTCTGCGGGTACCCTTGGACGACCTGATCGGAGAAGAAGGCAAAGGATTCCAGTACATCATGCACGGCATGAATGCCGAGCGCATCCTGATTGCATCCGAAGCCGTCGGGCTTGGACGTGCGGCATTGCGACGCGCCACGCAGTACGCCAAGGAGCGGGTGGTCTTTAACCGCCCGATCGGCATGAACCAGGCGATCCAGCACCCCCTGGCGGTGAACTGGATGCAGCTGGAGTCGGCCAACCTGATGGTGTTTCAGGCAGCCACACTCTTTGATGCAGGCAAGTCTTGTGGTGCCCAGGCCAATGCCGCCAAATATCTCGCAGGCGAAGCGGGATTCAATGCCTGCCAGCAAGCGGTCATGACCCATGGCGGGTTTGGGTACGCCAAGGAGTATCACGTTGAGCGCTATCTGCGTGAAGTGATGATTGCCCGGATTGCACCTGTCAGTCCGCAACTCGTGATGTGCTACATCGCCGAGCGTGTGCTGGGACTGCCGAAATCGTACTGA